In a genomic window of Acidilobus saccharovorans 345-15:
- a CDS encoding acyl-CoA dehydrogenase family protein, whose amino-acid sequence MNALDFELSQDEKLFKQSVHEFLSKELAPIWSDMDAKKMIPTDLIHRMGEQGLFAIPVPEQYGGQGGSFLLAALAVEEVAYNDPAVATAVFTLLNNAWPYILYLYGNEEVKQEILPLVGRGRAFFGIASTEPTGGSDVAGERTSAVKDANGIYRVSGEKVYISGVREAIEQLDLGSWYLIARTSPEPGHRALTGFAFIGNYRGKRPEGFEYSILNTIGRHAISTGTLKFNGTPVESRYVIGQEGRGFYIAMEGFSLARVLVSAANIGAAQWALETAISYARERKLFGDKPIASYQGVSFPIAEVASKLEAARLLVYKAAQVADRIYIKKEAGLRPHDLDYWASAAKIEAVETALNAAEVLMKTYGALAYTEEANVFRNLLGVLSYFVGAEGTQNIMRYIVARELIGKDYVKG is encoded by the coding sequence GTGAATGCGTTGGACTTCGAGCTATCTCAGGATGAGAAGCTGTTTAAGCAGTCGGTCCACGAGTTCCTCTCCAAGGAACTGGCACCTATATGGAGCGACATGGACGCCAAGAAAATGATACCTACGGACCTTATCCATAGAATGGGTGAGCAGGGCCTCTTTGCAATCCCGGTGCCGGAGCAGTACGGGGGGCAGGGAGGCAGCTTCCTGCTGGCAGCGTTGGCTGTTGAGGAGGTGGCTTACAATGACCCTGCCGTGGCCACGGCTGTCTTTACACTGCTTAACAATGCGTGGCCATACATACTTTACCTTTACGGTAACGAGGAGGTGAAACAGGAGATACTGCCCCTAGTGGGCAGAGGCAGGGCGTTCTTTGGCATAGCCTCCACGGAACCGACCGGCGGCAGCGACGTTGCAGGGGAGCGAACGTCAGCTGTTAAGGACGCCAATGGCATCTACAGGGTTTCAGGGGAGAAAGTTTACATAAGCGGCGTCAGGGAAGCCATAGAACAGCTAGACCTGGGCTCCTGGTACCTGATAGCCCGCACCTCGCCCGAGCCTGGCCACAGGGCCCTCACAGGATTTGCCTTCATAGGCAACTACAGAGGTAAGAGGCCAGAAGGCTTTGAGTACTCGATACTCAATACCATAGGAAGGCACGCCATATCAACGGGTACTCTCAAGTTCAACGGAACCCCTGTGGAGAGCAGATACGTGATCGGCCAGGAGGGAAGGGGGTTCTACATAGCCATGGAGGGCTTCTCGCTGGCCAGGGTTCTCGTCAGCGCGGCTAACATAGGTGCTGCCCAGTGGGCCTTGGAGACCGCAATCAGCTATGCCAGGGAGCGTAAACTCTTTGGTGACAAGCCCATAGCCTCCTACCAGGGCGTCAGCTTCCCAATAGCTGAGGTGGCCTCAAAGCTGGAGGCTGCCAGGCTACTCGTCTACAAGGCCGCACAGGTGGCTGACAGAATTTACATAAAGAAGGAGGCGGGCCTAAGACCTCATGACCTTGACTACTGGGCCTCCGCCGCCAAGATAGAGGCCGTTGAGACTGCCCTAAATGCTGCTGAGGTCCTAATGAAGACCTACGGCGCGCTGGCCTACACTGAGGAGGCTAACGTGTTCAGGAACCTCCTGGGCGTGCTGTCGTACTTCGTGGGAGCTGAGGGGACGCAGAACATAATGAGGTACATAGTGGCGAGGGAGCTCATAGGAAAGGACTACGTTAAAGGCTAA